One part of the Macrobrachium rosenbergii isolate ZJJX-2024 chromosome 3, ASM4041242v1, whole genome shotgun sequence genome encodes these proteins:
- the CaBP1 gene encoding protein disulfide-isomerase A6 homolog: MKVFAVVCAVLLGGASALYSPSSGVIDLTPSNFQKEVINSDAVWVVEFFAPWCGHCQQLVPEYQKAAQALKGVVKVGAVNADDHRSLGGQYGVRGFPTIKIFGLDKNKPEDYNGQRSAQSIVDAALKTAREKVNAQLSGKRGSSGGSSGGGGGGSADDVIELTDSNFEKLVLKSDDMWLVEFFAPWCGHCKNLAPHWQKAATELKGKVKLGALDATVHQVMASRYGVQGYPTIKFFYKGDVEDYEGGRTASDIVAFGNDKAAVNVEPPEIVQLTDEKVLEEACKKHQICIIAVLPHILDCQSECRNNYISMLTKLGDKYKQKMWGWVWSEAVAQSDLEQALDIGGFGYPALAALNAKKMQFALLKGSFSEDGINEFLRDISYGRGRTAPVRGAQLPSVSKVEAWDGKDGALPEEEDIDLSDVDLDDLEGHSEL, encoded by the exons ATGAAGGTCTTTGCAG TGGTCTGCGCAGTTTTACTGGGTGGAGCGTCTGCACTATATTCACCGTCTAGTGGTGTCATAGACCTTACACCTTCCAATTTCCAAAAAGAAGTAATCAACAGTGATGCTGTTTGGGTTGTGGAATTTTTCGCCCCATGGTGTGGCCACTGTCAGCAGTTGGTTCCAGAATATCAGAAGGCTGCTCAGGCTCTCAAAGGTGTAGTCAAAGTAGGAGCAGTAAATGCTGATGATCACAGGAGTTTGGGTGGTCAGTATGGGGTTCGTGGTTTCCCTACTATTAAGATATTtggtttagataaaaataaaccagAAGACTACAATGGACAGCGAAGTGCACAAAGTATTGTAGATGCTGCATTAAAGACTGCTCGAGAGAAGGTGAATGCTCAACTGTCTGGTAAGAGGGGCAGCAGTGGAGGAagcagtggtggtggtggaggtggaagTGCTGATGATGTGATTGAGCTCACTGATAGTAATTTTGAAAAGCTTGTGCTTAAGTCTGATGACATGTGGCTTGTGGAGTTCTTTGCTCCATGGTGTGGCCACTGTAAAAATTTAGCTCCTCACTGGCAGAAGGCTGCTACAGAATTGAAAGGTAAAGTTAAGCTTGGTGCTTTAGATGCTACAGTTCACCAAGTTATGGCCAGCCGCTATGGCGTTCAGGGTTACCCAACCATAAAGTTCTTCTATAAAGGAGATGTAGAAGATTACGAAGGGGGACGGACTGCTTCAGATATTGTTGCCTTTGGTAATGACAAAGCTGCAGTCAATGTTGAGCCACCAGAGATTGTGCAGTTAACAGATGAAAAGGTTTTAGAAGAAGCATGCAAAAAGCATCAGATATGTATTATTGCTGTTTTGCCTCATATTTTAGACTGCCAAAGTGAGTGTCGGAATAATTACATCAGTATGTTAACCAAATTAGGTGATAAATACAAGCAGAAAATGTGGGGCTGGGTATGGTCAGAAGCAGTTGCACAGTCTGATCTTGAGCAGGCATTAGACATTGGTGGTTTTGGTTACCCAGCTCTTGCAGCTCTTAATGCTAAAAAGATGCAGTTTGCTCTCTTGAAGGGATCGTTTAGTGAGGATGGAATAAATGAATTCCTCCGTGACATATCTTATGGCAGAGGTCGAACTGCCCCAGTCCGTGGAGCACAGTTGCCCTCTGTCAGTAAAGTAGAAGCATGGGATGGCAAGGATGGAGCTCTCCCTGAGGAGGAAGATATTGATCTTTCAGATGTTGATTTAGATGACCTAGAGGGTCATTCAGAgttataa